A genomic stretch from Corynebacterium terpenotabidum Y-11 includes:
- the map gene encoding type I methionyl aminopeptidase → MGFRRSRKTIPGKSAEQLDGMQAAGEIVGRALQAVKAAAEPGMTTLDLDAIAESTIREAGAYPTFKGYGGFPGSICASVNDMIVHGIPDKETVLAEGDLVSIDCGATLDGWVGDSAWTFGIGELREDARKLNEATEWVLYEGLKAMVPGNRLTDVSWALEEATRAAEAKFGVPLFIVDGYGGHGIGHEMHEEPYLANEGRPNKGPLIEIGSTLAIEPMLALGTVESYVLDDDWGVKTVDGTVASHWEHTVAATADGPRILTPRY, encoded by the coding sequence GTGGGTTTCCGCCGGTCGCGCAAGACCATCCCGGGCAAGTCCGCCGAGCAGCTCGACGGTATGCAGGCCGCCGGCGAGATCGTCGGCCGGGCACTGCAGGCGGTGAAGGCCGCTGCGGAGCCGGGGATGACCACGCTGGACCTCGACGCGATCGCCGAGTCCACCATCCGCGAAGCCGGCGCCTACCCCACGTTCAAGGGGTACGGCGGATTCCCGGGGAGCATCTGCGCCTCGGTCAACGACATGATCGTCCACGGGATCCCGGACAAGGAGACCGTCCTCGCCGAGGGTGATCTGGTCTCCATCGACTGCGGGGCCACCCTCGACGGCTGGGTGGGGGACTCAGCCTGGACTTTCGGCATCGGCGAACTCCGGGAGGACGCCCGGAAGCTCAACGAGGCCACGGAGTGGGTGCTCTACGAAGGGCTCAAGGCGATGGTCCCGGGCAACCGGCTGACCGACGTGTCCTGGGCACTGGAGGAGGCCACCCGCGCCGCCGAGGCGAAGTTCGGTGTTCCGCTGTTCATCGTCGACGGCTACGGCGGGCACGGGATCGGGCACGAGATGCACGAGGAGCCCTACCTCGCCAACGAGGGCCGACCGAACAAGGGACCGCTGATCGAGATCGGGTCCACTCTGGCGATAGAGCCGATGCTGGCGCTTGGAACGGTCGAGTCCTATGTGCTCGACGATGACTGGGGGGTGAAGACGGTCGACGGCACCGTCGCGTCCCACTGGGAGCACACGGTCGCCGCGACCGCAGACGGCCCCCGTATCCTCACGCCGCGGTACTGA
- a CDS encoding adenylate kinase, which translates to MRLVLLGPPGAGKGTQAAVLADALQVPHISTGDLFRENIGKETELGKLAQSYIDAGKLVPTSVTADMVRSRLAQDDAADGFLLDGFPRTVEQAEILGEMLGESGEKLNAVINYRVSEDVVVERMLSRGRKDDNEQTIRTRLQVYRDETAPLIEFYSDIIVNIDAEGTVEDISSATLDALDR; encoded by the coding sequence ATGAGACTCGTTCTCCTCGGCCCGCCCGGTGCGGGCAAGGGTACCCAGGCCGCAGTCCTCGCGGACGCCCTGCAGGTCCCCCACATCTCCACCGGCGACCTGTTCCGCGAGAACATCGGCAAGGAGACCGAGCTCGGCAAGCTGGCCCAGTCCTACATCGACGCCGGCAAGCTCGTCCCGACCTCCGTCACCGCCGACATGGTCCGGTCGCGCCTGGCCCAGGACGATGCCGCCGACGGTTTCCTCCTCGACGGGTTCCCGCGCACTGTCGAGCAGGCCGAGATCCTCGGCGAGATGCTCGGCGAGTCCGGCGAGAAGCTCAACGCCGTGATCAACTACCGCGTGTCCGAGGACGTCGTCGTCGAGCGCATGCTCTCCCGCGGTCGCAAGGACGACAATGAGCAGACCATCCGCACCCGTCTGCAGGTCTACCGGGACGAGACCGCGCCGCTGATCGAGTTCTACAGCGACATCATCGTCAACATTGACGCCGAGGGCACCGTCGAGGACATCTCCTCGGCAACCCTGGACGCCCTCGACCGCTAG
- the secY gene encoding preprotein translocase subunit SecY codes for MTAILSAFRDADLRRKILFTIGMIILYRIGSQIPTPGVDYAIVTEQVRNLTSDGQTSMYSLINLFSGGALLQLSIFAIGIMPYITASIIVQLLTVVIPRFEQLKKEGQSGQAKMTEYTRYLTVALALLQSAGIVALANNRQLLGSGQQVLRDGTGIFGIVTMVVIMTAGAVLVMWMGELITDRGIGNGMSLLIVAGMATHLPAQGMSILRESGGFVFAGVVVAMLVLVVLVVFVEQGQRRIPVQYAKRMVGRRQYGETSTYLPLKVNQAGVIPVIFASSLLTVPILITQIIQSGGGGQSDNWWNRDVMNILTDPSDWRYIVFMAVLIIFFAFFYVSIQYDPNDQADNMKKYGGFIPGIRPGRPTAEYLGWVMNRLLTVGSIYLAVIAIIPNLALSAGITSDGGGNGLGAFGGTAILIMVSVALTTVKQIESQLMQANYEGFLK; via the coding sequence GGAAGATCCTCTTCACCATCGGAATGATCATCCTGTACCGGATCGGCTCGCAGATCCCGACGCCAGGCGTTGACTATGCGATAGTCACAGAGCAGGTCCGTAACCTGACATCGGACGGCCAGACCAGCATGTACAGCCTGATCAACCTCTTCTCCGGAGGTGCGCTGCTGCAGCTGTCCATCTTCGCGATCGGCATCATGCCCTACATCACGGCGTCCATCATCGTGCAGCTGCTCACCGTGGTCATCCCACGGTTCGAGCAGCTGAAGAAGGAGGGGCAGTCCGGTCAGGCGAAGATGACCGAGTACACCCGCTACCTCACCGTCGCCCTCGCGCTGCTGCAGTCCGCGGGCATCGTGGCGCTGGCGAACAACCGCCAGCTGCTCGGTTCCGGCCAGCAGGTGCTGCGCGACGGGACCGGCATCTTCGGCATCGTCACCATGGTCGTCATCATGACCGCCGGTGCCGTGCTGGTGATGTGGATGGGTGAGCTGATCACCGACCGCGGTATCGGCAACGGCATGTCGCTGCTGATCGTCGCCGGTATGGCAACGCACCTGCCGGCCCAGGGCATGAGCATCCTCCGCGAGTCCGGTGGATTCGTCTTCGCCGGCGTCGTCGTCGCGATGCTCGTCCTCGTCGTGCTCGTCGTGTTCGTCGAGCAGGGCCAGCGCCGCATCCCGGTGCAGTACGCCAAGCGCATGGTCGGTCGTCGTCAGTACGGCGAGACCTCGACCTACCTGCCGCTGAAGGTCAACCAGGCCGGCGTCATCCCGGTGATCTTCGCGTCCTCGCTGCTGACCGTGCCGATCCTCATCACCCAGATCATCCAGTCCGGCGGCGGGGGACAGTCCGACAACTGGTGGAACCGCGATGTGATGAACATCCTCACGGACCCGTCGGACTGGCGGTACATCGTGTTCATGGCCGTGCTGATTATCTTCTTCGCGTTCTTCTACGTGTCGATCCAGTACGACCCCAACGACCAGGCCGACAACATGAAGAAGTACGGTGGATTCATCCCGGGCATCCGTCCGGGCCGGCCCACCGCGGAGTACCTCGGCTGGGTGATGAACCGTCTGCTCACGGTCGGTTCGATCTACCTCGCGGTCATCGCCATCATCCCGAACCTGGCGCTCTCCGCCGGTATCACCTCCGATGGAGGGGGTAACGGACTGGGTGCCTTCGGCGGTACCGCTATTCTGATTATGGTCTCGGTCGCGCTGACCACCGTCAAACAGATCGAGTCCCAGCTCATGCAAGCCAACTACGAAGGATTCCTGAAATGA